A window from Drosophila miranda strain MSH22 chromosome Y unlocalized genomic scaffold, D.miranda_PacBio2.1 Contig_Y2_pilon, whole genome shotgun sequence encodes these proteins:
- the LOC117193290 gene encoding myeloid differentiation primary response protein MyD88-like, translated as MPAAALDPHSHTHSHSHHTHSSATDVSGLAWDRNLNRQQRYRYPNMAVPEEPGSGGFNQTPLSELSAETRNQLARMLNRKKVLHSEEGYERDWRGIAALAHQRGFVEEYANNPMDLVLSSWSQRNPGTAKVGHLEHFLGIIDRWDVCDDIQENLTKDTRRYNVRQEQQQALVEAHRPPNNNKSSTNNTNTNNITVGQSVQILSDDDQRCVQMGQPLPRYNACVLYAEADIDHATEIMNHLESERYNLKLFLRHRDMLMGVPFEHVQLSHFMATRCNHLIVVLTEEFLRSPENTYLVNFTQKIQIENHTRKIIPILYKSDMHIPQTLGIYTHIKYAGDSKLYNFWDKLARSLHDLDAFSIYSTRQVKTPSPSEEVPPQRVTTPNIRIQINDKDVTDLPNYSYKALEEDATIVSMTGDTSAPLPEPKPKRKDKMFGKIKISFGKTPRNLKGTTGKPLRHAHSISTINVTEPERTLSASSSNISMTSESKKSSIKWQPSILKKVLFSRNSSKLQTPG; from the exons atgccagcagcagcactcgaCCCCCATTCCCATACCCATAGTCATAGCCATCATACCCATAGCAGCGCCACTGACGTCAGTGGCTTGGCTTGGGATCGGAATCTGAATCGGCAGCAGCGTTATCGTTATCCGAACATGGCTGTGCCGGAGGAGCCGGGCTCGGGGGGCTTTAATCAAACCCCACTATCGGAGCTAAGTGCGGAAACGCGCAATCAACTGGCCCGCATGCTCAACCGCAAAAAGGTACTCCACTCGGAGGAGGGTTACGAGCGGGACTGGCGGGGCATCGCCGCCCTGGCCCACCAGCGCGGCTTCGTCGAGGAATATGCAAACAATCCAATGGATCTGGTGCTTAGCAGCTGGAGTCAGCGGAATCCAGGAACGGCCAAGGTCGGTCATCTAGAGCACTTCCTGGGCATCATCGATCGCTGGGATGTGTGCGATGACATCCAGGAGAATCTAA CCAAGGACACCAGGCGCTACAATGTgaggcaggagcagcagcaggctcTGGTGGAAGCCCACCGCCCGCCGAACAACAACAAGAGCAGCACCAACAATACCAACACTAACAACATCACAGTGGGTCAGAGCGTCCAGATCCTGAGCGACGATGACCAGAGATGCGTGCAGATGGGCCAGCCCCTGCCCAGATACAACGCCTGCGTCTTGTACGCGGAGGCGGACATTGACCACGCCACGGAGATCATGAACCACCTGGAGTCCGAGCGATACAATCTCAAG CTCTTCCTGCGGCACCGAGACATGCTAATGGGAGTGCCCTTCGAGCACGTGCAGCTGTCCCACTTCATGGCCACCCGCTGTAATCACTTGATCGTTGTGCTCACGGAGGAGTTTCTCCGGAGTCCAGAGAACACGTACCTCGTTAACTTCACCCAAAAGATACAGATCG AGAATCACACGCGCAAGATCATCCCCATTCTGTACAAGTCCGACATGCACATACCGCAGACGCTGGGCATATACACACACATCAAGTACGCCGGCGACTCCAAGCTATATAATTTCTGGGACAAGCTGGCCCGATCGCTGCACGACCTGGACGCCTTCTCCATATACTCGACGCGGCAGGTGAAAAC ACCCTCGCCTTCGGAGGAGGTGCCGCCTCAGCGGGTGACCACGCCCAACATACGGATACAGATCAACGACAAAGACGTCACCGATTTGCCCAACTACAGCTACAAGGCCCTGGAGGAGGACGCCACAATTGTGTCGATGACAGGCGACACCAGTGCCCCGCTGCCGGAGCCAAAGCCGAAGCGGAAGGACAAGATGTTTGGCAAAATAAAGATTAGTTTTGGCAAGACGCCGCGTAACCTGAAGGGCACTACCGGCAAACCGTTGCGGCATGCGCACTCAATTAGCACCATCAATGTCACGGAGCCCGAGCGCACGCTCAGCGCCAGCAGCTCAAACATCTCCATGACGTCGGAGAGCAAGAAGAGCTCCATCAAGTGGCAGCCCAGTATACTGAAGAAGGTGCTGTTCTcgcgcaacagcagcaagctGCAGACCCCGGGGTGA
- the LOC108160184 gene encoding uncharacterized protein LOC108160184 isoform X2, translating into MAREESRGKRPLKIWDSWRNVRKGVVVGTFEELLVRGKDKLGVPASEPVRVVLECDGTQIEDGEYFRTLANNTVLLLLRQGERWYPTGVDVIKAAISAIPKIVCETIHALELHDETPSWKIMDNKGRVTVVLHWDQRQGGGSGGGGGGGGVCGGNICSGLGSSNGLLSSDKYSPSKKGLSAQSSLDNKSVSSQSSQPRYASPQITVISDEGPASIYHPGGVVLPPGVVIPGGSRRLSKQGSSFDSTVGVGAVHVHTPECAHHAHTPSRAGSPSTTECDFHCCALHEEGRKIAVHKSVATSPIQVGSSSPQPAATLAMSSSVMDPMLGGSGSMRRSSGTKGHVRFLDIAPERDSSESETENTVMEDDKTTTEKFLLLIDQLSVDQKRHLSIKDIGIILERLNSKILDVERLDRESESDDCYNWTIKATIRGDALRELGVIYNGNYYAISEHPGYKEELEENGEEVEEEDEEDRI; encoded by the exons ATGGCCAGAGAG GAGTCTCGCGGCAAGAGACCACTGAAAATCTGGGACAGTTGGCGGAATGTGCGTAAAGGCGTTGTAGTTGGAACATTCGAGGAGCTCTTGGTGCGCGGCAAGGACAAGTTGGGGGTTCCTGCTTCAGAACCAGTGCGCGTTGTTCTGGAGTGCGATGGAACCCAAATCGAGGATGGCGAATACTTTCGCACCCTGGCCAACAATACGGTCTTGTTGCTGTTAAGGCAGGGCGAACGCTGGTATCCAACTGGAGTGGATGTCATAAAGGCTG CCATATCAGCTATACCGAAAATCGTCTGTGAGACGATCCATGCACTGGAACTGCATGATGAGACACCATCGTGGAAGATTATGGATAACAAAGGGCGTGTCACGGTCGTCTTGCACTGGGATCAGCGGCAGGGAGGGGGCAGTGGTGGAGGCGGCGGTGGGGGCGGCGTTTGCGGCGGCAACATATGCTCCGGCCTGGGGAGCAGCAACGGGCTGCTTTCCTCCGACAAGTACTCGCCCTCGAAGAAGGGCCTCTCCGCACAGAGTTCGCTGGACAACAAGTCGGTGTCGTCGCAGTCCTCGCAGCCGCGCTACGCCAGCCCCCAAATAACGGTGATCAGCGACGAGGGTCCGGCGAGTATATACCATCCCGGCGGAGTGGTCCTGCCGCCAGGAGTTGTGATACCCGGCGGCAGCAGGCGCTTGTCCAAGCAGGGCAGCTCCTTCGACAGCACCGTGGGTGTGGGGGCCGTGCACGTTCACACGCCGGAGTGCGCCCACCACGCCCATACGCCAAGCAGGGCCGGCAGCCCCAGCACCACGGAATGCGACTTCCACTGCTGCGCTCTGCACGAGGAGGGGCGGAAGATAGCCGTGCACAAGAGCGTGGCCACGTCGCCCATCCAGGTCGGGAGCAGCAGTCCCCAGCCGGCAGCGACGCTGGCCATGTCATCATCGGTTATGGATCCTATGCtgggcggcagcggcagtatGCGGCGCTCCTCGGGCACCAAGGGTCACGTTCGTTTCCTGGACATTGCCCCAGAGCGGGACAGCTCCGAGAGCGAGACGGAGAACACTGTGATGGAGGACGACAAGACGACGACCGAGAAATTTCTGCTGCTGATCGATCAGTTATCGGTGGACCAGAAGCGCCATCTCAGCATCAAGGATATCGGCATCATCCTGGAGCGCCTCAACTCTAAGATACTCGATGTGGAGCGTCTGGATCGCGAGTCCGAATCGGATGACTGCTACAACTGGACGATAAAGGCAACAATACGCGGCGATGCGCTCCGCGAACTGGGCGTCATCTACAATGGCAACTACTACGCCATTTCTGAGCATCCCGGCTACaaggaggagctggaggagaacggcgagGAGGTCGAGGAAGAGGACGAGGAGGATAGAATTTAA
- the LOC108160184 gene encoding uncharacterized protein LOC108160184 isoform X1, giving the protein MWSNALCTLGVTKPLCNCLSIRQVAAAAAAAAQVTQGGVAAAAGVGVGGAAITTGPTSMSGGGVSSGESRGKRPLKIWDSWRNVRKGVVVGTFEELLVRGKDKLGVPASEPVRVVLECDGTQIEDGEYFRTLANNTVLLLLRQGERWYPTGVDVIKAAISAIPKIVCETIHALELHDETPSWKIMDNKGRVTVVLHWDQRQGGGSGGGGGGGGVCGGNICSGLGSSNGLLSSDKYSPSKKGLSAQSSLDNKSVSSQSSQPRYASPQITVISDEGPASIYHPGGVVLPPGVVIPGGSRRLSKQGSSFDSTVGVGAVHVHTPECAHHAHTPSRAGSPSTTECDFHCCALHEEGRKIAVHKSVATSPIQVGSSSPQPAATLAMSSSVMDPMLGGSGSMRRSSGTKGHVRFLDIAPERDSSESETENTVMEDDKTTTEKFLLLIDQLSVDQKRHLSIKDIGIILERLNSKILDVERLDRESESDDCYNWTIKATIRGDALRELGVIYNGNYYAISEHPGYKEELEENGEEVEEEDEEDRI; this is encoded by the exons ATGTGGTCGAACGCCCTGTGCACGCTGGGCGTGACGAAGCCGCTCTGCAACTGCCTCAGCATCAGACAAGTGGCAGCCGCAGCTGCGGCGGCTGCCCAGGTCACACAGGGAGGCGTGGCGGCTGCGGCTGGCGTAGGCGTGGGTGGTGCGGCCATCACAACGGGACCCACATCGATGTCCGGCGGCGGCGTGTCCTCTGGG GAGTCTCGCGGCAAGAGACCACTGAAAATCTGGGACAGTTGGCGGAATGTGCGTAAAGGCGTTGTAGTTGGAACATTCGAGGAGCTCTTGGTGCGCGGCAAGGACAAGTTGGGGGTTCCTGCTTCAGAACCAGTGCGCGTTGTTCTGGAGTGCGATGGAACCCAAATCGAGGATGGCGAATACTTTCGCACCCTGGCCAACAATACGGTCTTGTTGCTGTTAAGGCAGGGCGAACGCTGGTATCCAACTGGAGTGGATGTCATAAAGGCTG CCATATCAGCTATACCGAAAATCGTCTGTGAGACGATCCATGCACTGGAACTGCATGATGAGACACCATCGTGGAAGATTATGGATAACAAAGGGCGTGTCACGGTCGTCTTGCACTGGGATCAGCGGCAGGGAGGGGGCAGTGGTGGAGGCGGCGGTGGGGGCGGCGTTTGCGGCGGCAACATATGCTCCGGCCTGGGGAGCAGCAACGGGCTGCTTTCCTCCGACAAGTACTCGCCCTCGAAGAAGGGCCTCTCCGCACAGAGTTCGCTGGACAACAAGTCGGTGTCGTCGCAGTCCTCGCAGCCGCGCTACGCCAGCCCCCAAATAACGGTGATCAGCGACGAGGGTCCGGCGAGTATATACCATCCCGGCGGAGTGGTCCTGCCGCCAGGAGTTGTGATACCCGGCGGCAGCAGGCGCTTGTCCAAGCAGGGCAGCTCCTTCGACAGCACCGTGGGTGTGGGGGCCGTGCACGTTCACACGCCGGAGTGCGCCCACCACGCCCATACGCCAAGCAGGGCCGGCAGCCCCAGCACCACGGAATGCGACTTCCACTGCTGCGCTCTGCACGAGGAGGGGCGGAAGATAGCCGTGCACAAGAGCGTGGCCACGTCGCCCATCCAGGTCGGGAGCAGCAGTCCCCAGCCGGCAGCGACGCTGGCCATGTCATCATCGGTTATGGATCCTATGCtgggcggcagcggcagtatGCGGCGCTCCTCGGGCACCAAGGGTCACGTTCGTTTCCTGGACATTGCCCCAGAGCGGGACAGCTCCGAGAGCGAGACGGAGAACACTGTGATGGAGGACGACAAGACGACGACCGAGAAATTTCTGCTGCTGATCGATCAGTTATCGGTGGACCAGAAGCGCCATCTCAGCATCAAGGATATCGGCATCATCCTGGAGCGCCTCAACTCTAAGATACTCGATGTGGAGCGTCTGGATCGCGAGTCCGAATCGGATGACTGCTACAACTGGACGATAAAGGCAACAATACGCGGCGATGCGCTCCGCGAACTGGGCGTCATCTACAATGGCAACTACTACGCCATTTCTGAGCATCCCGGCTACaaggaggagctggaggagaacggcgagGAGGTCGAGGAAGAGGACGAGGAGGATAGAATTTAA